A window of Gouania willdenowi unplaced genomic scaffold, fGouWil2.1 scaffold_51_arrow_ctg1, whole genome shotgun sequence contains these coding sequences:
- the psip1b gene encoding trichohyalin has product MSTEDRFKPGDLVFAKMKGFPHWPARIFKSRSGTRKRVLVYYFGTHQIGSVPPENVVPYVGNKQKYGSGVRLKGFAEGMWEIQNTPRVGSKLKAPGKATPTRTPNRPTSTPKTTPNRRTLASRATSAKPTLATRATPDKPTSTTKATPIRTTSCVKTPPAKPTSESESKSTRASSRLSAAISGRSLDDVTDSAIGRRSQRSLLSTQTKEADTPPPDAQAPPTRSTRSREVAPQSETLLQETQRGRRRAMEKMEEEERAEKRRKEETRGAERKEEEEPKADEKREEERSENVKDNETSEETQEEVRTLRTTGEKPEGGEGRRKGEEPKAEKKKREETETEDVQGSRRKEEEKTVRRKSVRQKEKEEVKDTETSERREEDKTFREKTEERQTKDEESEGVRTLRRKSVRQKEMEEVKDTETEGVSSRRRSRRTGSSVEREGLQAGKKKEEEEEKKEGVRRTRAEEKEDKTETSERRKEEEKRERSEQTEAVRTLRRDSRKEEEHQALKEREREVQRKKGEEKRREGEKVEEKEERSRENKTGTSERRKEEDTETVRTLRRDSGREKEEKTEEVQRKKGEEKRREEEKTEVVRTLRKDSGKEKREEETERVRRRRGEEEVQRKKGEEKRREEVKEGRSRENKKGTSERRKEEEETEAVRTLRRDSRKEEVQKKKGEEKRREEEKERAGRTLRKDSGTEKEKRSKSEERRGVRTQREERTEGVRRRKEEEQQAGRKRRREEEERGMKRDHQEKKTKREERGGAAEEEEGRLLAARRESVLRSLRGFLGESVRTRSSPERKIIGKIVKATRPEGARVQVKMMMGGVRAQDTAEQTKKNTTPTLSGEDEKTKKKTGHAEERKKLKVVLRHLKKNEDESGTRNTKPTESREEERKEKRTEKKSEGADQRKTNEKETPSLSTAVEEEWKTLMGKEKKTKPMEGREEELKEGTTSTKEEKKKKPTEEKERIAKTSSDVDQTEKKEEDKQTMKTRPTESREGERKEKKTEKKSEGADQKKTIEKETHSVSTAVEEERKEGNTSTTEEKKTKPSEETKEDKQTKKTKVSGTEERKEKKSDAATLPNETAPSDEKKTTTAIREEKKKKDTPSVSSAEEERKEQQTALTKKNKTRAEEHTKKTTASVESSAEEGEEGKTSTREEKKSKPTEEKEEEDKQTKETEVSGEAEQKEKKSGAATPTNETAPSDEKRNETCGKEYTKKTTASVESGTEEEGNKGKTMTREEKKSKPTEKEEDKQTKKTKVSGEAEQEEKSDAATLTNETAPSDEKRNETCTEEYTKNTTASTESGAEEETTVEPNNRKKSEEEELMEKTRKSEEMTTTEKEEKKSAEEEEKCKEESNSSEDQKMTKTACDAHAMEQRQETIPREEKKKEAPTEEQMKKTRTTVMESKEEREATREEKKSDVPQTEITKSTTQNREEEEKSKEESNASEDQKKTTIERRKETIQREEKEEALVEEQTKKTRSKDGRERKTTREEKKEPTKKKSTSSAEEEEKEIKRALRNQKKNEGQEKKTLRELTEERGKKEAHEEQKKNRDHDAPPTEQKKKKSEASASTTEEKRQGDSQKKSQSVTDSTLHRLHGDIRISLKNDSPDIRKCVTALDELSLVYVTSQHVKRHSELVATLRKMRHYKASPAVMEKSSMLYNRFKSTYLLGDGEAVVSAPYLQSLLQQKEEEEEQRAELHMQRMLRLQDPVTTPVDSTQDPDAAELNQL; this is encoded by the exons atgTCGACTGAAGATCGTTTTAAACCTGGTGATTTGGTCTTTGCCAAGATGAAGGGATTCCCTCACTGGCCAGCACgg ATCTTCAAGTCGAGAAGCGGCACCAGGAAGCGGGTCCTCGTTTACTATTTTGGGACCCATCAAAT AGGCAGCGTTCCTCCAGAGAACGTCGTCCCGTACGTCGGGAACAAGCAGAAATATGGCAGCGGCGTTCGCCTCAAAGGCTTTGCCGAGGGAATGTGGGAGATCCAGAACACGCCGCGCGTCGGCAGCAAACTCAAG GCACCAGGGAAGGCCACGCCCACCAGGACACCTAACAGACCGACTTCAACACCCAAAACCACACCGAACAGACGGACTTTAGCATCGAGAGCCACATCTGCTAAACCAACGTTAGCAACGAGAGCTACACCTGATAAACCAACTTCAACCACAAAAGCCACACCCATCAGAACGACTTCATGTGTAAAAACTCCACCTGCTAAACCGACTTCCGAGAGTGAATCTAAATCAACCAGAGCATCGTCCCGGCTGTCTGCAGCCATCAGTGGGCGGAGTCTGGATGATGTCACAGATTCAGCTATAGGAAGGCGGAGCCAAAGGAGTTTATTATCAACACAGACAAAGGAG GCGGACACGCCTCCTCCAGACGCTCAGGCTCCTCCCACCAGGAGTACCAGGAGTAGAGAAGTCGCCCCACAGTCAGAGACGCTCCTCCAGGAGACGCAGAGGGGACGGAGGAGAGCCATGGagaagatggaggaggaggagagagctGAGAAGAGAAGGAAGGAGGAGACACGAGGAGCagagaggaaggaggaggaggagcctaaagctgatgaaaagagagaggaggagagaaGTGAGAACGTGAAGGACAACGAAACATCTGAGGAGACACAAGAAGAAGTCAGAACTCTGAGAACAACTGGAGAGAAACCAGAGGGAGGTGAAGGGAGGAGAAAGGGGGAGGAGcctaaagcagagaagaagaagagagaggaGACAGAAACTGAAGATGTCCAAGGAAGCAGaagaaaggaggaggagaaaactGTGAGAAGAAAGAGTGTCAgacagaaggagaaggaggaggtgaAGGACACTGAAACAtcagagaggagagaggaggaCAAAACGTTCAGAGAGAAAACTGAGGAACGACAGACCAAGGACGAGGAGAGTGAAGGAGTGAGAACGCTGAGAAGAAAGAGTGTCAGACAGAAGGAGATGGAGGAGGTGAAGGACACTGAAACAGAAGGAgtgagcagcaggaggaggagtagGAGGACGGGTTCAAGTGTGGAGAGGGAAGGACTTCAAGCTGGGAagaagaaagaggaggaggaggagaaaaaagaggGAGTCAGACGAACGAGAgcagaggagaaggaagacaAGACAGAAACATCTGAGAGgagaaaggaggaggagaaaagagAAAGATCAGAGCAGACAGAAGCAGTGAGAACACTGAGGAGGGATTCAAGGAAAGAGGAGGAACACCAAGCCctgaaggagagagagagggaggtgCAGAGGAAGAAAGGAGAGGAAAAGAGGAGAGAGGGGGAGAAagtggaggagaaggaagagagGTCTAGAGAAAACAAGACTGGAACATCTGAGAGGAGAAAAGAAGAGGACACAGAAACTGTGAGAACACTGAGGAGGGATTCAGGAagagagaaggaggagaaaACAGAGGAGGtgcagagaaaaaaaggagaggaaaagaggagagaggaggagaAAACAGAAGTGGTGAGAACACTGAGGAAGGATTCAGGAAAAGAGAAGAGGGAAGAGGAAACAGAGAGAGTCCGAagaaggagaggagaggaggaggtgCAGAGGAAGAAAGGAGAGGAAAAGAGGAGAGAGGAGGTGAAGGAAGGAAGGTCTAGAGAAAACAAGAAAGGAACATCTGAGAGgagaaaagaggaggaggaaacagaAGCAGTTAGAACACTCAGGAGGGATTCAAGAAAAGAGGAGGTGCAGAAAAAGAAAGGAGAGGAAAAAAggagagaggaggagaaagaaagagCAGGGAGAACTCTGAGGAAGGATTCAGGAACAGAGAAGGAGAAAAGATCTAAATctgaggagaggagaggagtgaGGACACAGAGAGAGGAGAGAACGGAGggagtgaggaggaggaaggaggaaGAGCAGCAGgcagggaggaagaggaggagagaagaagaggagcGAGGGATGAAGCGTGACCACCAGGAGAAGAAAACCAAGAGAGaagaaagaggaggagctgcagaggaggaggaaggg cgCCTCCTAGCAGCTCGTAGGGAGAGCGTCCTGCGCTCGCTGAGGGGTTTCCTAGGGGAGTCGGTGAGGACGAGGAGCAGCCCCGAGAGGAAGATCATCGGCAAGATTGTGAAGGCCACCAGGCCCGAGGGCGCCAGGGTgcaggtgaagatgatgatgGGAGGAGTGCGAGCGCAGGACACGGCggaacagacgaagaagaacaCCACGCCAACGCTCAGCGGAGAAGACGAGAAGACGAAGAAAAAAACAGGCCACGCAGAAGAACGAAAGAAACTGAAGGTGGTGCTGAGGCACCTGAAGAAGAACGAAGACGAGAGCGGAACGAGGAACACCAAACCGACCgagagcagagaagaagaacgAAAAGAAAAGAGGACAGAGAAAAAGAGTGAAGGAGCAGATCAGAGGAAGACCAATGAGAAAGAAACACCTTCACTGAGCACGGCAGTAGAAGAAGAATGGAAAACCTTGATGGGAAAAGAGAAGAAGACCAAACCAATGGAaggcagagaagaagaactAAAGGAGGGAACGACCTCGacgaaagaagagaagaagaagaaaccgaCAGAGGAGAAGGAGAGGATTGCAAAGACATCGTCTGATGTTGACCAGACGGAGAAGAAGGAAGAGGACAAACAGACAATGAAGACCAGACCAACGGAGAGCAGAGAAGGAGAacgaaaagaaaagaagacagagaagaagagtgaAGGAGCAGATCAGAAGAAGACCATTGAGAAAGAAACGCATTCAGTGAGCACGGCAGTAGAAGAAGAACGGAAAGAGGGAAACACCTCGACAACAGAAGAGAAGAAGACCAAACCGTCAGAGGAGACGAAAGAAGacaaacagacgaagaagaccAAAGTGAGCGGTACAGAAGAACGAAAGGAGAAGAAGAGCGATGCGGCAACACTGCCCAATGAGACGGCTCCATCCGATGAGAAGAAGACAACAACTGCGataagagaggaaaaaaaaaagaaggacaCGCCTTCTGTGAGCAGCGCAGAAGAAGAACGGAAAGAGCAACAGACAGCACTGacaaagaagaacaaaacacGTGCAGAAGAACACACGAAGAAGACAACAGCGTCTGTGGAGAGCAGCGCAGAAGAAGGGGAAGAGGGAAAGACCTCGACGAGAGAAGAGAAGAAAAGCAAACCAAcagaggagaaggaggaagaggacaaaCAGACGAAGGAGACCGAAGTGAGCGGAGAAGCAGAACAAAAGGAGAAGAAGAGTGGTGCAGCAACACCGACCAATGAGACGGCTCCATCTGATGAGAAGAGGAACGAAACATGTGggaaagaatatacaaaaaagacaacGGCGTCTGTGGAGAGCGgcacagaagaagaaggaaacaaGGGAAAGACCATGAcgagagaagagaagaagagcaaacCGACAGAGAAGGAAGAGGacaaacagacgaagaagaccAAAGTGAGCGGAGAAGCAGAACAAGAGGAGAAGAGTGACGCAGCAACACTGACCAATGAGACGGCTCCGTCTGATGAGAAGAGGAATGAAACATgtacagaagaatacacaaagaaCACAACGGCCTCCACGGAGAGCGGCGCAGAAGAAGAGACAACGGTCGAGCCGAACAACCGGAAGAAGAGTGAAGAGGAAGAGCTGATGGAGAAGACGAGAAAGAGCGAGGAAATGACTACGACcgagaaagaagagaagaagagtgcagaagaagaagaaaagtgcAAAGAAGAGAGCAACTCATCAGAAGATCAGAAGATGACAAAAACTGCATGTGACGCCCACGCGATGGAACAAAGACAGGAGACGATACCtagagaagagaagaagaaggaggcaCCGACTGAGGAACAGATGAAGAAGACGAGAACGACTGTAATGGAGAGTAAAGAAGAGAGGGAAGCCACAAGAGAGGAGAAGAAGAGCGATGTGCCTCAAACTGAAATAACAAAGAGCACAACGcaaaacagagaagaagaagaaaagagcaaagaagagaGCAACGCATCAGAAGATCAGAAGAAGACGACAATAGAACGAAGGAAGGAGACGATACAAagagaggagaaggaggaggcaCTTGTTGAGGAACAGACGAAGAAGACGAGAAGTAAGGACGGGAGGGAACGAAAGACCAcaagagaagagaagaaagaaccaacgaagaagaagagCACCAGCAGTgctgaagaagaagagaaggaaATCAAGAGAGCGCTGAGGAACCAGAAAAAGAACGAAGGGCAGGAAAAGAAGACGCTCAGAGAGCTGACGGAGGAACGCGGGAAGAAGGAGGCGCACGAGGAGCAGAAGAAGAACAGGGACCACGACGCACCTCCAACGgagcagaaaaagaagaagagcgAGGCCTCCGCAAGCACCACCGAAGAAAAAAGGCAGGGGGATTCGCAGAAGAAGAGTCAGAGCGTCACTGACTCCACCCTCCACCGTCTCCATGGAGACATCAGGATCTCCCTGAAGAACGACAGCCCG GACATCAGGAAGTGTGTGACGGCGTTGGACGAGCTGAGCTTAGTTTACGTCACGTCTCAACACGTGAAGAGACACAGTGAGCTCGTGGCTACGCTACGGAag ATGCGTCACTACAAAGCCAGTCCGGCGGTGATGGAGAAGTCGTCCATGCTCTACAACCGCTTCAAGAGCACCTACCTGCTGGGGGACGGCGAGGCAGTGGTGAGTGCCCCCTACCTGCAGTCTCTGCTACagcagaaggaggaggaggaggagcagaggGCGGAGCTACACATGCAGAGGATGCTCCGCCTCCAGGACCCTG TCACCACTCCAGTGGACTCTACCCAAGATCCTGACGCTGCTGAACTGAACCAACTCTGA
- the wdr55 gene encoding WD repeat-containing protein 55, translated as MAASTTHVGTESSETQDLDPEADSEEDEARFSVPELRDTPADILLEAPAMSVSLHPNRDLLACGDVDGDVYVFSYSCTEPNRELWSSGHHRKSCRQVRFTGDGLKLVTAGRDRAVHVLDAERGVLVTRIRAAHQTPINSLLLLDQNLWATGDEGGTLKVWDMRKGSAIMDLKHHQDYISDITVDHNKRILLTASGDGTMGVFNVRRRRYELQSEAQSGDLTAVEVMKRGKKVVCGSSEGTVYIFNWDGFGATSDRFALRAESVDCMVPLSDSIMCCGSTDGYIRAVSLLPNRVIGCVGQHVGEPIEELGLSCDARFLLSCAHDRLLKFWDVSALPSTTVNEYRKRKRKDGRMKSLSKKAHGDNNFFSGLVEEEETGKEEEQEESESESD; from the exons atgGCGGCTTCCACAACGCACGTTGGGACGGAGAGTTCAGAGACTCAGGACTTAGACCCGGAGGCGGACTCTGAGGAGGACGAGGCCCGGTTCTCGGTCCCGGAGCTCCGGGACACCCCTGCGGACATCCTCCTTGAAGCCCCCGCTATGTCGGTGTCCCTCCACCCGAACCGGGACCTGCTCGCGTGCGGTGACGTGGACGGGGACGTGTACGTGTTCTCGTACTCGTGCACGGAGCCGAACCGGGAGCTGTGGTCCTCCGGTCACCACCGGAAGTCCTGCCGACAGGTCCGGTTCACAGGGGATGGGCTGAAGCTCGTGACCGCGGGTCGGGACCGCGCCGTGCACGTGCTGGACGCGGAGCGCGGGGTCCTGGTGACCCGGATCAGGGCCGCCCACCAGACCCCAATCAACAGCCTCCTGCTGCTGGACCAGAACCTGTGGGCCACCGGGGACGAGGGGGGGACCCTGAAG GTGTGGGACATGAGGAAAGGATCGGCCATTATGGACCTGAAACACCACCAGGACtacatcagtgacatcactgtagACCACAATAAGAGGATACTGCTCACCGCCAG TGGTGATGGCACCATGGGGGTGTTCAACGTGCGGCGGCGGCGCTATGAGCTCCAGTCTGAGGCTCAGAGTGGGGACCTGACGGCGGTGGAGGTGATGAAACGTGGTAAAAAGGTGGTTTGTGGATCCAGTGAAGGGACTGTGTACATCTTTAACTGGGACGGGTTCGGGGCCACCAGCGACCGCTTCGCCCTGAGGGCGGAGTCAGTGGACTGTATGGTTCCCCTTAGCGACAGCATCATGTGCTGTGGCTCCACTGACGGATACATACG GGCCGTGAGCCTCCTCCCTAACCGTGTGATTGGCTGCGTGGGGCAGCATGTGGGGGAGCCAATAGAGGAGCTGGGGCTCTCGTGCGACGCTCGTTTCCTGCTCAGCTGTGCTCACGACCGTCTGCTGAAGTTCTGGGACGTGTCGGCATTGCCGTCCACCACCGTCAACGAGTACAGGAAGAGAAAGAGGAAGGACGGGAGGATGAAGAGTCTGAGCAAGAAAGCTCACGGAGACAACAACTTCTTCTCTGGactggtggaggaggaggagacaggaaaggaggaggagcaggaggagagtGAGAGTGAGAGTGACTGA